One window of Mediterraneibacter gnavus ATCC 29149 genomic DNA carries:
- a CDS encoding glycerol-3-phosphate responsive antiterminator has protein sequence MNQEFYDAVEANPVIAAVKSDAGLQAAVEMEEIQVIFVLYGDVCTIPEILERIKAAGKKAMVHIDLIAGLSAKEISVEFIARQTRADGIITTKPALVRRAKELGIFAVLRFFVIDSLALKNIENLEMQCGTSRPDFIEVLPGVMPKVLGRIAKVSRIPMIAGGLITEKEDVIAALSVGAIAVSSTNQDVWKL, from the coding sequence ATGAATCAGGAGTTTTATGATGCAGTAGAAGCAAATCCGGTCATTGCCGCAGTAAAAAGTGATGCCGGATTACAGGCGGCAGTAGAGATGGAAGAAATTCAGGTGATCTTTGTGCTTTATGGAGATGTCTGTACGATTCCGGAGATTCTGGAGAGAATCAAAGCTGCGGGAAAAAAGGCAATGGTACATATCGATCTGATCGCGGGACTCAGTGCAAAAGAGATATCCGTGGAATTTATCGCCAGGCAGACAAGAGCTGACGGGATCATCACGACAAAACCGGCACTGGTGCGGCGGGCAAAAGAACTGGGGATTTTTGCGGTACTTCGCTTTTTTGTGATTGATTCACTGGCACTCAAAAATATCGAAAATCTGGAAATGCAGTGTGGGACATCGAGACCGGATTTTATTGAGGTGCTTCCGGGAGTGATGCCAAAAGTACTTGGAAGAATCGCAAAAGTGAGCAGGATTCCCATGATCGCCGGCGGGCTCATCACAGAAAAAGAGGATGTGATCGCAGCACTGTCAGTAGGGGCGATCGCGGTTTCTTCGACCAATCAGGATGTCTGGAAATTATAA
- a CDS encoding beta-glucosidase, with amino-acid sequence MNETKQEKKVRKKAYRKARRKATRPWKGLTFFSGIISIVLIPILVFLSMFDNTVAAFVGGSFWKLKNEDKNAVYYESDFETTEEMNQYGLELCETVEEEGAALLMNENNALPLEKGAKVSCFSNSSVNLVYGGTGSGNIDASSADTLKTALEKSGFEVNKKLWNFYSKGEGSKYARKTAGMVAEEGEKTTEVPWNVYTDDVKDSVASYGDAAIVVLSRIGGEGADLDFKETNYLALDDNEKEMLQNVAEMKKAGQVKKIVVLINSANTLQVDFLKNNEYDVDACMWIGDVGISGINAVAEILAGNVTPSGSLVDTYLYDNFSAPAMMNFVPTVYEGYEEGIIPEHAKTYMIYQEGIYVGYKYYETRYEDYVMQSGNSGAYEYHDDVAYPFGYGMSYTDFKYSDLKVSYNKEKDVFEVSVKVTNTGKEYSGKETVQVYFQSPYTAYDIENGVEKSSVALCGFGKTEILAPGASETLNMTVDRRELASYDTYGAGTYILDEGDYYLTVATDAHNAVNNILAAKGYTVDNTDGRMDTDGNSSLTYKYNNPKFDSTTYAVSANGTEIKNQLSDADINLYGGTEDEITYVSRNDWEGTLPQSILKMKLTEQMIEDLQDVQYDPDDYEEAKMPTMKAKNGKKLVDMIGLSYDDEAWDELLDQLSFKDMVSLIGDSFHWTMPLESVQAPGTRDENGPQGLTASLIASDKTEMDATAFTSEDVMAATFNRDLMTEIGKVIGNNCLKAGVSILYGPGNNIHRTPYGGRNFEYYSEDGFLSGEMSAYEVAAIEEKGVGVVMKHFALNDSEQDRIGLGVWVNEQAAREIYLKAFQAPVEKGNANGVMIAYTRWGCTWSGGSKPLVTGILREEWGCDGLIITDNVLTTYVNGVDGVLAGVSTFDAMLPYVTKQLPDYKNDAVIVNAMREACHRNLYAIANSSGMNGIGKDTEIKDTGLLVVDVVRTLLIVFGALFVLSLVMWITRKRRFKKNYVYAPVVESAEKKSEA; translated from the coding sequence ATGAATGAAACAAAACAAGAGAAAAAAGTGCGAAAGAAAGCCTATCGCAAGGCGCGCAGAAAAGCAACACGTCCGTGGAAGGGGCTGACGTTTTTTAGCGGGATCATTTCCATTGTACTGATTCCGATATTAGTATTTTTGTCGATGTTTGACAATACAGTTGCAGCGTTTGTCGGCGGTTCATTCTGGAAGTTGAAGAATGAAGATAAAAATGCAGTATACTATGAATCTGATTTTGAAACAACAGAAGAAATGAATCAGTATGGTCTGGAGCTCTGTGAAACAGTAGAAGAAGAGGGTGCAGCACTTCTGATGAATGAAAATAACGCACTTCCGCTGGAGAAAGGCGCGAAGGTAAGCTGCTTTTCAAACTCTTCTGTAAACCTGGTTTACGGAGGTACCGGTTCCGGTAATATCGATGCATCTTCGGCAGATACATTGAAGACAGCACTTGAAAAAAGTGGATTTGAGGTCAATAAAAAACTCTGGAACTTCTATAGTAAAGGAGAAGGAAGCAAGTACGCCAGAAAAACTGCAGGTATGGTTGCAGAAGAAGGGGAAAAGACAACAGAGGTTCCGTGGAATGTGTATACAGATGATGTAAAAGATTCTGTCGCATCCTATGGAGATGCAGCAATTGTGGTATTGTCCCGTATTGGTGGAGAGGGTGCAGATCTGGATTTCAAAGAGACAAATTATCTGGCACTTGATGACAATGAAAAAGAAATGCTTCAGAACGTTGCAGAAATGAAAAAAGCCGGTCAAGTGAAGAAGATTGTTGTTCTGATCAACTCGGCAAATACACTTCAGGTAGATTTTCTGAAAAATAATGAATATGACGTGGATGCATGTATGTGGATCGGGGATGTTGGAATTTCAGGAATCAATGCAGTGGCAGAGATTCTTGCAGGAAATGTGACACCTTCAGGAAGCCTGGTGGATACCTATCTGTATGACAACTTCTCTGCACCGGCAATGATGAACTTTGTGCCGACAGTGTATGAAGGATATGAAGAAGGAATCATTCCGGAACATGCAAAAACATACATGATCTATCAGGAAGGTATTTACGTAGGATACAAATATTATGAGACACGTTATGAAGATTATGTGATGCAGTCTGGAAACTCAGGAGCGTACGAATATCATGATGACGTGGCATATCCATTCGGATATGGTATGAGTTATACCGATTTTAAATACAGTGATTTGAAAGTTTCTTACAACAAAGAAAAAGATGTATTTGAAGTCTCTGTAAAAGTAACAAATACAGGAAAAGAGTATTCTGGAAAAGAAACTGTTCAGGTTTACTTCCAGTCTCCATATACAGCATATGACATTGAGAATGGTGTAGAAAAATCTTCCGTTGCATTGTGTGGATTTGGAAAAACAGAAATCCTTGCACCGGGAGCATCTGAGACGCTGAATATGACAGTAGATAGAAGAGAACTGGCTTCTTATGATACATATGGAGCAGGAACTTATATTCTGGATGAAGGGGACTATTATCTGACAGTTGCAACAGATGCCCATAATGCAGTGAACAATATTCTTGCAGCAAAGGGATACACAGTAGACAACACAGACGGACGTATGGATACAGACGGAAATTCCAGTCTGACATACAAATACAACAATCCGAAATTTGACAGCACAACATATGCAGTTTCCGCAAACGGAACAGAAATCAAAAATCAGCTTTCTGATGCAGATATCAATCTGTATGGAGGAACAGAAGATGAGATTACATATGTATCCAGAAATGACTGGGAAGGAACACTTCCGCAGTCCATCCTGAAAATGAAGCTGACAGAGCAGATGATCGAAGATCTGCAGGATGTACAGTATGATCCAGATGATTATGAAGAAGCAAAGATGCCGACAATGAAAGCGAAAAACGGCAAAAAACTGGTTGATATGATCGGGCTTTCCTATGACGATGAAGCATGGGACGAGCTGTTAGATCAGCTGAGCTTTAAAGATATGGTTTCTCTGATCGGAGATTCCTTCCACTGGACAATGCCTTTGGAATCTGTACAGGCACCGGGAACAAGAGATGAGAATGGTCCGCAGGGTCTGACAGCTTCTCTGATCGCATCGGATAAGACAGAGATGGATGCAACTGCATTTACATCGGAGGACGTAATGGCAGCAACATTCAACCGCGATCTGATGACAGAAATTGGAAAGGTAATTGGAAACAACTGTCTGAAAGCAGGCGTTTCAATCCTTTACGGACCGGGAAATAATATTCACAGGACACCTTATGGTGGACGTAACTTTGAGTATTACAGTGAAGACGGATTCCTTTCTGGAGAAATGTCAGCATATGAAGTGGCAGCAATCGAAGAAAAAGGTGTTGGTGTTGTTATGAAACACTTTGCACTCAATGACAGTGAGCAGGATCGAATCGGTCTTGGAGTCTGGGTGAATGAGCAGGCAGCCAGAGAAATTTATCTTAAGGCATTCCAGGCTCCTGTGGAAAAAGGAAATGCGAACGGTGTCATGATTGCCTACACACGCTGGGGATGTACCTGGTCAGGTGGAAGCAAGCCGCTTGTAACAGGAATTCTCAGAGAAGAATGGGGATGTGACGGACTGATCATTACAGATAACGTACTTACAACGTATGTAAATGGTGTGGATGGAGTATTAGCAGGTGTATCTACATTTGACGCGATGCTTCCATATGTTACAAAGCAGCTCCCAGACTATAAAAATGATGCAGTCATTGTCAACGCAATGAGAGAGGCATGTCACAGAAACCTGTATGCAATTGCAAATTCCAGCGGAATGAACGGTATCGGAAAAGATACAGAGATCAAAGATACCGGCCTTTTAGTGGTAGATGTTGTAAGGACACTGCTGATCGTATTTGGAGCATTGTTTGTACTTTCCCTGGTGATGTGGATCACAAGAAAGCGCAGATTCAAAAAGAATTATGTGTATGCGCCGGTTGTGGAATCTGCAGAAAAGAAAAGTGAAGCATAA
- a CDS encoding ATP-binding protein, whose product MSWIVNILATLIYLGFGIIYAVGFSKRKHFRYSIVVTAAAIFLAQAGMFLLFQVENWFGAMMWMALGYVMMLLSLWVNVKMTMAVASYYAVWASCTWCLAYELSMVFCWLLRKRWEIPAEVFPIVLLLVGTAGVIVCRYTVAIWIPENKRFMIGPRQLTSALVLLAMQGYLFLWFVKQCVNNRSGGLQGGNWFSILQMQILCVVVLYLQNELFKKSAMRQERLVSDLLWRQQKEHYRIAKENIDIINRKCHDLKHQIAALRDMCTKEEREKYIEEIQDSIQIYEAMVKTGNDVLDTILTEKSLACKENNIVVSCVADGKGLEFLHPIDLYTIFGNAMDNAIECVKNLQKQEKRQIDVLIHRQHQFLIVQIMNPVEEELEFEDNLPVTTKHDKAYHGYGLRSIKNSVKKYNGVFQVKIKDGCFCLKILFPIKE is encoded by the coding sequence ATGAGTTGGATTGTGAATATACTGGCGACATTGATCTATCTTGGATTTGGTATTATTTATGCAGTAGGTTTTTCAAAAAGAAAGCATTTTCGATATTCTATTGTAGTGACAGCGGCAGCAATTTTTCTGGCACAGGCAGGGATGTTTTTATTGTTTCAGGTGGAAAACTGGTTTGGAGCGATGATGTGGATGGCACTGGGATATGTGATGATGCTGCTGTCACTGTGGGTGAATGTAAAAATGACGATGGCGGTCGCATCTTATTATGCAGTATGGGCATCCTGTACCTGGTGTCTTGCTTATGAACTCAGTATGGTATTCTGCTGGCTACTGCGAAAACGCTGGGAGATCCCGGCAGAAGTATTTCCGATTGTTTTGCTGCTGGTAGGAACAGCCGGGGTGATTGTCTGCCGTTACACAGTGGCAATCTGGATTCCGGAAAATAAGCGGTTTATGATTGGGCCGAGACAGCTGACCTCAGCGCTGGTTTTGCTGGCTATGCAGGGATACCTGTTTTTGTGGTTTGTAAAACAGTGTGTGAACAACCGAAGCGGAGGACTGCAGGGAGGAAACTGGTTCAGTATTTTGCAGATGCAGATATTGTGTGTGGTTGTATTGTATCTGCAGAATGAGTTATTTAAAAAGAGTGCCATGCGTCAGGAGCGGCTGGTTTCGGATCTTCTCTGGAGACAGCAAAAAGAGCACTATCGGATCGCGAAAGAGAATATTGATATCATCAATCGAAAGTGCCATGATCTGAAACACCAGATTGCAGCATTGCGGGACATGTGCACCAAGGAAGAACGGGAAAAATACATCGAAGAGATTCAGGATTCCATTCAGATTTATGAAGCAATGGTAAAGACGGGAAATGATGTGTTGGATACGATCCTGACAGAGAAGAGCCTTGCATGCAAGGAGAATAATATTGTGGTTTCCTGCGTGGCAGATGGAAAAGGTCTGGAGTTTTTGCATCCTATCGATCTGTATACGATCTTTGGAAATGCAATGGATAATGCCATTGAGTGTGTGAAAAATTTACAAAAACAGGAAAAACGTCAAATCGATGTACTGATCCACAGACAACATCAGTTTCTGATCGTCCAGATCATGAATCCGGTAGAGGAAGAGCTGGAATTTGAGGACAATCTTCCGGTAACAACAAAACATGACAAGGCTTATCACGGATATGGACTGCGCAGTATTAAGAACAGTGTGAAAAAGTACAATGGGGTATTTCAGGTAAAGATCAAGGATGGATGTTTTTGCCTTAAAATTTTATTTCCGATAAAAGAATAG
- a CDS encoding LytR/AlgR family response regulator transcription factor — translation MIRIAIADDDAAFLAKIEKYIQKYQKENGEDIQLTAFSDAKELIEGYSPVYDIVILDIEMPGMNGMEAAEKIRQADEDVVLMFITNMIQYAIRGYSVGALDFVMKPVNYYTFSLKLTRAIGRIQKIEKEILLKQQDSVKKVPVEEIYYVEIQNRMLYYHTSEGEYVVRGTIKNALDMLSPYHFVKCNHWYIVNLKYVTEVRDSTVIVAGKELEISQRKKNTFLNALMDYVGEGN, via the coding sequence GTGATTCGGATTGCAATTGCGGATGATGATGCAGCGTTTTTAGCAAAAATTGAAAAATATATACAAAAATATCAGAAAGAGAATGGTGAGGATATTCAGTTGACTGCTTTTTCAGATGCGAAAGAGCTGATTGAGGGGTACAGTCCCGTTTATGATATTGTGATTCTGGATATTGAGATGCCCGGGATGAATGGGATGGAAGCCGCGGAGAAAATCCGTCAGGCAGATGAAGACGTTGTACTGATGTTCATCACGAATATGATCCAGTATGCAATTCGCGGATATTCTGTGGGAGCTTTAGATTTTGTCATGAAGCCGGTAAATTACTACACCTTTTCATTGAAGCTTACAAGAGCTATCGGGCGGATTCAGAAAATAGAAAAAGAGATTCTCTTAAAGCAGCAGGATTCGGTCAAGAAGGTTCCTGTGGAGGAAATCTATTATGTGGAAATACAGAACAGAATGTTGTATTATCACACGAGTGAAGGCGAATATGTGGTACGTGGGACGATAAAGAATGCGTTGGATATGCTTTCCCCCTATCACTTTGTAAAGTGTAACCACTGGTATATCGTAAATTTGAAATATGTGACAGAGGTCAGGGACAGTACGGTGATTGTAGCAGGAAAAGAGCTGGAGATCAGTCAGCGTAAAAAGAATACCTTCCTGAATGCACTGATGGACTACGTAGGAGAAGGAAATTAA